AAGGGCGGCATGGTGGTGCCGAGTTCGTCCGATGTGGTGCAGCAGCTGGTGCAGAAGTTCTTCCGCATCACCGCGCCGGACAACTGGCAGACGTTCAGCAACACCGAGGCCAAGGCGTGGAACCCGTCGTACCCGCCCGCGCCGATCCTCATGTACGACGCGGCGGAACAGCCGGTGCTGGTGCCGCTGCTGGACGCCTACTACGAAAGCAAGTTCTCCGAAGGGGTGACCCTGCCGGCGCTGACGCAGCGGCCATCGGTGCCGGGTGTCGGCGAGCTGTGGGTGGACACCCAGATGGAGCAGTACGCGGGCAAGTCGAAATCCGGGGCGGCCACGAAGGTGGACGTCGTGAACTGGACGGTAGCCAGAAAGGTGGCGCTGCCGCAGATCAATTTGAACAACCCGCACAACATGTGGACCGACCGCGCCGGCCAGTACATCTACCAGACCGAGTGGTTCTCCGACCGGCTTACGGTATTCAACCGGTCCAACGGCCAGTTGGTACGCACCATCCAAGTGGGACCGGATCCGTCACACGTGATGACCCGGACCGACACCGACCAGCTGCACGTGGCGATCAACGCCGGTAACGCGGTAGTGGAGCTGAGCCCGGGTGCCACCGGAATTGATCGGCGCATCCTGGTGCAGGGGCCAGGGCAGACGCCAGCACATCCGCACGCGCACTGGATGAGCTCCGACGCGAAGACAATGGTCACGCCGAACGTCAACCACCACGACTCGACCATGGTGGACGTACCGACCGGCAACATCACCAAGATGCAGACCGAACAGCTGCCCATCGCCACGGGAATGATGCCCGACAACTCGAAGTACTACGTGGCGAACTTCCTCGGGCAGAGCGTCTCCTGCATCTCGCTGGTCGGATCGTCGTGCAGGAGCGACACGGGCAGTCCGGTCGCTTACAAGGCAATCAACCTGTGGGCCAACTACGACCCGGTCAGCGGCGCGACCAGCGGCTCGATGGGCGGCCTGCCGATCCAACTACCGGTCAGCCCGGACGGCCAGTACCTGCTGGTGGCAAACACGCTGACCAGCAACATCACGGTGGTCGACACCGAGACGGACAAGATCGTCAAGACGTTGCCGTGCGACTCCGGCTGCCACGGGATCAACTTTGGAGCCAAGCGCGGCGGCGGCTACTACGCCTACGTGTCAAGTAAGTTCGCCAACACCCTCGCGGTGGTCGACGGCGACCCCAACGGTGACGGCAACCCGGCCGATGCCGCGGTCGTGGGCAAGATGGTGCTGAACTCCGCGCCGGGCACGATCACCGACGACACCGTCACCGCCTACAACGGTATGGGCGGCCAAGGCGTGCTGCCGTACCCGATCGTCTACAACGGCTGGGTCCAGAACGCCCCCGCGGACATGGCCAACCAGCTCACCTGCGCCCAGCTCAACCCGATGAACACCGGTGTCTGCTCCTAGGACCCGGTCACGCCGCCACCGGCGGTAAGGGGAGGGACCGCAAAGCGGGCGGTCCCTCCCCGTCTCCGGGCGGCTTCCACGACGCGTCGCCGGC
This genomic stretch from Phytohabitans houttuyneae harbors:
- a CDS encoding copper oxidase, whose protein sequence is MHSPPDDVRAARRRAARRRWASLLVPVLAIAAIAVPTPARATPVGVGIPVAFHLTDNQGAWFDTGTTLFGTKSLGVAVTPRTRLLDLPLDSLPLLNTNVGDLLNLPIVDGDAPLLGSLGVDLNALLNLDVLNEAIDDAGGTLGFLNPTVQRAKQQVTQLKTQLAGRNANEAVALSSLPVGLDLMRTLADLGALAPRDLSLTPKATFKVAAPQASSSHSVTSLIWPVGATAFDQSSAFIGDVETSLAEPGLYAWACKIHPYMLGAVVVDDPLTPGLDFGKKLNVAVKGGMVVPSSSDVVQQLVQKFFRITAPDNWQTFSNTEAKAWNPSYPPAPILMYDAAEQPVLVPLLDAYYESKFSEGVTLPALTQRPSVPGVGELWVDTQMEQYAGKSKSGAATKVDVVNWTVARKVALPQINLNNPHNMWTDRAGQYIYQTEWFSDRLTVFNRSNGQLVRTIQVGPDPSHVMTRTDTDQLHVAINAGNAVVELSPGATGIDRRILVQGPGQTPAHPHAHWMSSDAKTMVTPNVNHHDSTMVDVPTGNITKMQTEQLPIATGMMPDNSKYYVANFLGQSVSCISLVGSSCRSDTGSPVAYKAINLWANYDPVSGATSGSMGGLPIQLPVSPDGQYLLVANTLTSNITVVDTETDKIVKTLPCDSGCHGINFGAKRGGGYYAYVSSKFANTLAVVDGDPNGDGNPADAAVVGKMVLNSAPGTITDDTVTAYNGMGGQGVLPYPIVYNGWVQNAPADMANQLTCAQLNPMNTGVCS